From one Solanum stenotomum isolate F172 chromosome 12, ASM1918654v1, whole genome shotgun sequence genomic stretch:
- the LOC125846937 gene encoding protein PHLOEM PROTEIN 2-LIKE A9-like, whose product MEYSNSHYEGNHISEELEKGTVFKIYPAAFNIVWGKDERYWKLPQEKEAATLVQVSWLEVTGWCDKVEKGTKYEVKFKVKLTPDSFGFNELPLYFMVKSGSKNLWKKIYLTKDANVESNGSYLVPNNLTITTTDSPYEDSKLCFGLYEVWSGKWKGGLIIQEVIIQKKD is encoded by the exons ATGGAGTATTCAAACTCACACTATGAAGGAAATCATATCTCTGAGGAATTAGAAAAAGGGACCGTG TTCAAAATTTATCCTGCAGCCTTTAATATCGTTTGGGGAAAGGATGAACGATATTGGAAATTACCCCAAGA GAAAGAGGCAGCAACACTTGTACAAGTAAGTTGGCTAGAGGTAACAGGGTGGTGTGACAAAGTAGAAAAAGGCACAAAATATGAAGTTAAGTTCAAGGTGAAATTGACACCAGATTCATTTGGATTTAATGAGTTACCCCTCTATTTTATGGTCAAATCTGGATCAAAAAActtatggaagaaaatttatttaacaaaaGATGCTAATGTTGAATCAAATGGATCATATCTTGTACCAAATAATCTTACCATTACAACAACTGATTCTCCATATGAAGATAGCAAGCTTTGTTTTGGGCTTTATGAAGTTTGGAGTGGAAAATGGAAAGGAGGATTAATTATCCAAGAAGTAATTATTCAGAAGAAGGATTAA